One region of Bradyrhizobium betae genomic DNA includes:
- a CDS encoding aldo/keto reductase: protein MQYRQLGRSGLKVSPICLGTMMFGGPTDEATSKRIIAKALDAGINFIDTADAYSKGGSEEVAGRAIGNNRNAWVLATKLANPMGKDPNRVGLSRRWVLQAADESLKRLGTDHIDIYYLHKEDHATPLEETVRAMGDLIRAGKVRYFGVSNYRAWRVAEICNICDRLGIDRPAVSQPYYNAMNRMPEVEHFPACSYYGLGIVPYSPLARGVLTGKYKPDAAPDKETRAGRNDTRMMQTEWRPESLQLAQEIKTHAEKKGITAGQFAVAWVLNSAFVSSIVAGPRTEEQWDGYISALDYRFTADDEALIDRLVVPGHPSTPGYNDPAYPIEGRRARTA from the coding sequence ATGCAATACCGCCAGCTCGGCCGCAGCGGCCTGAAAGTGTCGCCGATCTGTCTGGGCACCATGATGTTCGGCGGGCCAACTGATGAGGCCACGTCAAAGCGGATCATCGCCAAGGCGCTCGACGCCGGCATCAATTTCATCGATACCGCGGACGCCTATTCCAAGGGTGGCTCCGAAGAGGTCGCCGGCCGCGCCATCGGCAACAACCGAAACGCCTGGGTGCTCGCCACGAAGCTCGCCAACCCCATGGGCAAGGACCCGAACCGCGTCGGGCTGTCGCGACGCTGGGTGTTGCAGGCCGCGGACGAAAGCCTGAAGCGGCTCGGCACCGACCACATCGACATCTACTATCTGCACAAGGAAGACCACGCGACCCCGCTGGAAGAGACGGTGCGCGCAATGGGCGACCTGATCCGCGCGGGCAAGGTTCGCTATTTCGGCGTCTCGAACTATCGCGCCTGGCGCGTCGCCGAGATCTGCAACATCTGCGACCGGCTCGGCATCGATCGGCCCGCGGTGAGCCAGCCCTACTACAACGCCATGAACCGCATGCCCGAGGTCGAGCATTTTCCGGCGTGCTCCTATTACGGCCTCGGCATCGTGCCTTACAGCCCGCTGGCGCGCGGCGTGCTCACGGGCAAGTACAAGCCGGACGCAGCGCCCGACAAGGAGACCCGCGCGGGCCGCAACGACACCCGCATGATGCAGACCGAATGGCGGCCGGAATCGCTGCAACTCGCGCAGGAGATCAAGACCCATGCCGAGAAGAAGGGCATCACCGCCGGCCAGTTCGCGGTCGCCTGGGTGCTCAACTCGGCTTTCGTCTCGTCGATCGTCGCCGGCCCCCGCACCGAGGAGCAATGGGACGGCTACATCAGTGCGCTCGACTACCGCTTCACTGCCGACGACGAAGCGCTGATCGACCGGCTGGTCGTACCCGGCCATCCCTCGACGCCCGGCTACAACGACCCGGCCTATCCGATCGAGGGCCGCCGCGCGCGGACGGCTTGA
- a CDS encoding oleate hydratase, protein MSPRKFELQSRQVMKAYFIGGGIGSLAGAAFLIRDAQVTGRDIVIYEAQPLVGGSLDGAQLANGAYSLRGGRMLTTDHYECTWDLLSDIPSLERPGLSVRDETVAFNVENPAHSQARLVDRNRFKVDVSHMGFSARDRLELLRLTEASEETLGDSRITDWLSAGFFESNFWYMWQTTFAFQPWHSAVELKRYLHRFMSEFPRIETLAGVKRTVYNQYDSIVRPLADWLKRQGVQFVRGTRVTDMTLEDENGRVRVRNLVLDRDSRIANVRLDDGDLVFFQNGSMTDASSLGSMTDPAPRLTKADSQGWALWETIAKGRPEFGNPSAFNTSIPESWWQSFTVTCRDPRFFDKMEAFSGNRAGTGGLVTFKDSNWLLSVVLYHQPHFSGQPRDVQVFWGYALHPDRVGNFVAKPMSECGGAEILKELCGHLNFDAGVFDNSICIPCRMPYITSMFMPRHVTDRPLPVPTNSVNLAFVSQFVEIPEDVVFTVEYSVRAAQTAVYQLMKVDRPVPPVTRHDKSLSVIFATLEKAFA, encoded by the coding sequence ATCTCGCCGCGAAAATTCGAACTGCAATCGAGGCAAGTCATGAAGGCGTATTTCATCGGTGGTGGCATCGGATCGCTCGCGGGCGCGGCGTTCCTGATCCGCGATGCGCAGGTGACGGGTCGCGATATCGTGATCTACGAGGCGCAGCCACTGGTTGGCGGCAGCCTCGACGGCGCGCAGCTCGCAAACGGCGCCTACTCGCTGCGTGGCGGGCGCATGCTCACCACCGATCACTACGAATGCACCTGGGACCTGCTGTCGGACATTCCTTCGCTCGAACGTCCCGGCCTCAGCGTGCGCGACGAGACCGTTGCGTTCAACGTGGAGAATCCGGCGCATTCGCAGGCGCGACTGGTCGACCGCAACCGCTTCAAGGTCGACGTCTCGCATATGGGCTTCTCCGCGCGTGACCGGCTCGAGCTGCTGCGGCTCACGGAGGCCTCGGAGGAGACGCTCGGCGATAGCCGCATCACCGACTGGCTGTCGGCCGGATTCTTCGAGTCGAATTTCTGGTACATGTGGCAGACCACCTTCGCCTTCCAGCCCTGGCACAGCGCGGTCGAGCTGAAGCGCTACCTGCACCGCTTCATGAGCGAATTCCCGCGTATCGAGACGCTCGCCGGCGTCAAGCGCACCGTCTACAATCAGTACGACTCGATCGTGCGGCCGCTTGCCGACTGGCTCAAGCGGCAGGGCGTGCAGTTCGTGCGCGGCACCCGCGTCACCGACATGACGCTCGAAGACGAGAACGGTCGCGTGCGTGTGCGCAATCTCGTGCTCGACCGCGACAGCCGCATCGCCAATGTCCGTCTCGATGACGGCGACCTCGTCTTCTTCCAGAACGGCTCGATGACCGATGCGTCCAGCCTCGGCTCCATGACTGATCCGGCTCCCCGCCTGACCAAGGCCGACAGCCAGGGCTGGGCGCTCTGGGAGACCATCGCGAAGGGGCGTCCCGAATTCGGCAATCCGTCCGCGTTCAACACCTCGATCCCTGAATCCTGGTGGCAGTCGTTCACCGTCACCTGCCGCGATCCGCGCTTCTTCGACAAGATGGAAGCGTTCTCCGGCAACAGGGCCGGTACCGGCGGCCTCGTGACCTTCAAGGATTCCAACTGGCTGCTGTCGGTCGTGCTCTATCACCAGCCGCATTTCTCCGGCCAGCCGAGAGACGTGCAGGTGTTCTGGGGCTACGCGCTGCATCCGGACCGCGTCGGCAATTTCGTCGCCAAGCCGATGTCCGAATGCGGCGGCGCGGAGATCCTGAAGGAGCTGTGCGGGCACCTGAATTTCGATGCGGGCGTGTTCGACAATTCGATCTGCATTCCCTGCCGCATGCCCTACATCACCAGCATGTTCATGCCGCGCCACGTCACCGACCGGCCGTTGCCGGTGCCCACGAATTCGGTCAACCTCGCCTTCGTCAGCCAGTTCGTCGAGATCCCCGAGGACGTCGTGTTCACGGTCGAATATTCGGTGCGCGCGGCGCAGACGGCGGTCTATCAGCTCATGAAGGTCGATCGGCCGGTGCCGCCGGTGACCCGCCACGACAAGTCGCTTTCGGTGATCTTCGCGACGCTGGAAAAGGCCTTCGCGTAA
- a CDS encoding AMP-dependent synthetase/ligase gives MPALLSQPPISQAQALAEVTTLPELLRWRIKATPAAEAYRHFDADAGRWVGQSWQEIDAEFELWRRALAAESFAPGERVAILMPNGIPHVAMDQAALSRGLVPVPMHAVDNPDSIAYILADSGALLLFVDSLARWQTIVATGQQLDHLKRIVCADATGLAAADARIVALDQWLASAPGATAPLPDVAVNPDDLASIVYTSGTTGRPKGVMLSHDNIIANVKAIAHRIAASTEDVFLSFLPLSHTFERTGGYYYPIAAGACVAYARSVPLLSEDLRQVRPTVLISVPRIYERIYALIMQHRATAGAVERALLDLTLAIGGRRFDARQGHGALSLRDRLAWPLLKRLVADKVLAQLGGRLKVAVSGGAPIAEPVIRLFLSLGLDVLQGYGMTETSPVVSVNTIEDNDPHSVGHVLDGIEVRLGDNDELLVRGPSVMLGYWHKPDETRRVKDADGWLHTGDQARIEDGRITITGRIKDILVTSTGEKIAPVDLETAILADPLFEQALVVGEQRPFLTALVVLNAKAWVQEKERLAASGKQGGAAERAALLARIAAAVKAYPSYATPRAVWWTLDPWTIAAGLLTPTLKNKRPALEHRFADEIAQIYAKKPLTSS, from the coding sequence ATGCCAGCGCTACTCAGTCAACCGCCGATCAGTCAAGCACAGGCGCTTGCCGAGGTGACGACGTTGCCGGAGCTGCTGCGCTGGCGCATCAAGGCGACGCCGGCGGCCGAGGCCTATCGCCATTTCGACGCGGATGCGGGGCGCTGGGTCGGCCAGTCCTGGCAGGAGATCGACGCCGAATTCGAGCTCTGGCGGCGGGCGTTGGCCGCGGAAAGCTTTGCGCCCGGCGAGCGGGTGGCGATCCTGATGCCGAACGGCATCCCGCATGTCGCGATGGACCAGGCGGCGCTGTCGCGCGGCCTGGTGCCGGTGCCGATGCATGCGGTCGACAATCCCGATAGCATCGCCTACATCCTCGCCGATTCCGGCGCGCTGCTGCTGTTCGTGGATTCGCTGGCGCGCTGGCAGACCATCGTGGCCACCGGCCAGCAGCTGGACCATCTCAAGCGCATCGTCTGTGCGGACGCGACCGGCCTTGCGGCGGCCGATGCGCGCATCGTCGCGCTCGACCAATGGCTCGCCTCCGCGCCGGGCGCGACGGCGCCGCTGCCCGACGTGGCGGTGAATCCGGACGATCTCGCCTCCATCGTCTATACCTCGGGCACGACCGGACGGCCCAAAGGCGTGATGCTGTCGCATGACAACATCATCGCCAATGTGAAGGCGATCGCGCATCGCATCGCGGCGTCGACGGAGGATGTCTTCCTGTCCTTCCTGCCGCTCTCGCACACGTTCGAGCGCACCGGCGGCTATTACTATCCGATCGCGGCCGGCGCCTGCGTCGCCTATGCGCGATCGGTGCCGCTGTTGTCGGAGGACCTGAGGCAGGTGCGGCCCACGGTCTTGATCTCTGTGCCGCGAATCTATGAGCGCATCTACGCGCTGATCATGCAGCACCGCGCAACGGCAGGCGCCGTCGAGCGCGCGCTGCTCGATCTCACGCTCGCCATTGGCGGCCGGCGCTTTGACGCGCGGCAGGGACATGGTGCGTTGTCGCTGCGTGACCGGCTGGCCTGGCCGCTGCTCAAGCGGCTGGTCGCGGACAAGGTGCTGGCGCAGCTTGGGGGGCGCCTGAAGGTCGCGGTCTCCGGCGGCGCGCCGATCGCCGAACCCGTCATCCGACTGTTCCTGTCGCTCGGGCTCGACGTCCTCCAGGGCTACGGCATGACCGAGACCTCGCCGGTGGTCTCCGTCAACACCATCGAGGACAACGATCCGCACTCGGTCGGCCATGTGCTCGACGGCATCGAGGTCAGGCTCGGCGACAACGACGAACTGCTGGTGCGCGGCCCCAGCGTGATGCTCGGCTATTGGCACAAGCCGGACGAGACGCGCCGCGTCAAGGATGCCGACGGCTGGCTGCACACCGGCGACCAGGCCCGCATCGAGGACGGGCGCATCACCATCACCGGCCGCATCAAGGACATCCTCGTCACCTCCACCGGCGAGAAGATCGCGCCGGTCGACCTCGAGACCGCGATCCTTGCCGATCCGCTGTTCGAGCAGGCGCTGGTGGTCGGCGAGCAGCGGCCGTTCCTCACTGCACTGGTCGTGCTCAACGCGAAAGCCTGGGTGCAGGAGAAGGAAAGGCTCGCGGCGAGCGGCAAGCAAGGCGGCGCGGCGGAGCGCGCGGCTCTGCTGGCGCGGATCGCGGCAGCGGTGAAGGCCTATCCATCCTACGCGACGCCGCGCGCGGTGTGGTGGACGCTGGATCCCTGGACCATTGCGGCGGGCCTGCTCACGCCGACCCTGAAGAACAAGCGCCCCGCGCTCGAACATCGCTTCGCGGACGAGATCGCGCAGATCTACGCGAAGAAGCCGCTCACGTCCTCTTGA
- a CDS encoding cysteine hydrolase family protein, with amino-acid sequence MPNPLPALIVVDVQRAFDEWEAAGKRRNNPDAVKRIVDLLTAFRAHGAPIFHIRHEGTKPSSSFLPSRSGYAVKDEAHEAPGEAVIVKRVNSAFIGTDLESRLRAGNITTLVICGATTNHCVETTTRMAGNLGFDAALVRDATWTFDRIGPDGDRHSADEIHAMTLSNLNGEFARIVTTNEVIASLEAMRQ; translated from the coding sequence ATGCCCAATCCCCTCCCCGCCCTCATCGTCGTCGACGTCCAGCGCGCATTCGACGAATGGGAGGCTGCGGGCAAGCGACGCAACAATCCGGATGCGGTCAAGCGCATCGTCGATCTGCTGACCGCGTTCAGGGCGCACGGCGCGCCGATCTTCCACATCCGCCACGAAGGCACCAAGCCGAGCTCGTCGTTCCTGCCGTCGCGCTCCGGCTATGCGGTCAAGGACGAGGCGCACGAAGCGCCTGGTGAGGCGGTGATCGTCAAGCGCGTCAACAGCGCCTTCATCGGCACCGACCTCGAAAGCCGGCTGCGTGCAGGCAATATCACCACGCTCGTCATCTGCGGCGCCACCACCAATCATTGCGTGGAGACGACGACCCGGATGGCCGGCAATCTCGGCTTCGACGCTGCGCTCGTGCGCGATGCGACATGGACCTTCGACCGGATCGGGCCCGATGGCGACAGGCATTCGGCTGACGAGATCCACGCGATGACGCTGTCGAATCTCAACGGCGAATTCGCGCGCATCGTCACCACCAATGAAGTGATCGCATCGCTCGAAGCCATGCGACAATAG
- a CDS encoding flavin monoamine oxidase family protein, giving the protein MSRQSEHIVVVGAGAAGLMAARALARAGKSVTILEARERCGGRIHPLPASEFGYPADAGAEFIHGDAPVTRALLREAGLSSQLIEGQQWSFDGTRLSREDRLDPHEAELHAVLGQLKDDLTVADFLRRHFAGEDYAQLRYSIERMVEGYDAADPERASTLALRAEWMDGGHHTQARIVGGYGALIDFLAEQCRRHGVAIRFGSVVSAITEEGGALVVRCASGDVQACDRVLLTVPLPLLRDIALPSAARAKAAAADDIGFGSVIKILLRFTQPWWRERGEDLADMTFLLSDQTIPVWWTRYPDQHPVLTGWFGGPRTTELNGLDPQGLIDAGLGSLAAIFGLPRDDIARDLVAAAATNWAHDPFARGAYSWATPRTRAAQAFLGQADGPVLFSGEALYHGSDMGTVEAALASGLETARLILGG; this is encoded by the coding sequence ATGTCCAGGCAATCGGAACACATCGTCGTCGTCGGTGCCGGCGCGGCCGGGCTGATGGCGGCGCGCGCGCTGGCGCGTGCGGGCAAATCGGTGACGATCCTGGAGGCGCGCGAGCGCTGCGGCGGACGGATCCATCCGCTGCCGGCGTCGGAATTCGGCTACCCCGCCGACGCCGGCGCCGAATTCATCCATGGCGATGCGCCCGTGACGCGCGCCTTGCTGCGCGAGGCCGGGCTATCGTCGCAGCTGATCGAAGGCCAGCAATGGAGCTTCGACGGCACCCGATTGTCGCGTGAGGATCGCCTCGATCCGCACGAGGCCGAGCTGCATGCCGTGCTCGGGCAACTGAAGGACGACCTCACGGTCGCCGATTTCCTGCGCCGCCATTTTGCCGGCGAGGACTATGCGCAGCTGCGCTATTCGATCGAGCGCATGGTCGAGGGCTACGACGCCGCCGATCCCGAGCGCGCTTCGACGCTGGCGCTGCGCGCGGAATGGATGGACGGCGGGCACCACACCCAGGCGCGCATCGTCGGCGGCTATGGCGCGCTGATCGATTTTCTGGCGGAGCAATGCCGCAGGCATGGCGTTGCGATCCGCTTTGGCAGCGTGGTGTCGGCGATCACGGAGGAGGGCGGCGCGCTGGTGGTCCGCTGCGCCAGCGGCGACGTGCAGGCCTGCGATCGCGTCCTCCTCACCGTGCCGTTGCCGTTGTTGCGCGACATCGCTCTGCCCTCGGCCGCACGCGCGAAAGCTGCGGCTGCGGACGACATCGGCTTCGGCAGCGTCATCAAGATCCTGCTGCGGTTCACGCAGCCATGGTGGCGCGAGCGGGGTGAAGATCTCGCGGACATGACCTTCCTGCTGTCGGACCAGACCATCCCGGTATGGTGGACGCGGTATCCGGATCAGCATCCTGTTCTTACCGGCTGGTTCGGCGGCCCGCGGACGACGGAGCTGAACGGCCTCGATCCGCAAGGGCTGATCGATGCCGGGCTGGGCTCGCTCGCCGCCATCTTCGGCCTGCCGCGCGATGACATCGCGCGCGATCTCGTGGCGGCTGCCGCGACCAACTGGGCGCACGATCCTTTCGCACGCGGTGCCTATTCCTGGGCGACGCCGCGGACGCGTGCGGCGCAGGCCTTTCTCGGGCAGGCCGACGGCCCGGTGCTGTTCTCCGGCGAAGCGCTCTATCACGGAAGCGACATGGGCACGGTCGAGGCGGCACTGGCGAGCGGGCTGGAGACGGCGAGGCTGATCTTGGGCGGATGA
- a CDS encoding RibD family protein, with the protein MKPYVICLMASSLDGRTHPSRWRPKSVGGDWFEKIHDELGGDAWVIGRVTGSEFAKGKPYPATSSEKFPRENWIARRDAKTYGVVLDAHGKIGWGRSDIGGDPIVVVLTEGVPDSHLAGLRAEGVSYIFAGKSEIDLALTLDILNRELGVKRLLVEGGGVANGAFLRAGLIDEFNLILSPAIDGARGAPFVFDSTEADSEQRAPLTAMTLESTRDLGGGVLLLRYLIQNGVSR; encoded by the coding sequence ATGAAGCCCTACGTCATCTGCCTGATGGCCTCCAGCCTGGATGGCCGCACGCATCCCAGCCGCTGGCGTCCGAAGAGCGTTGGCGGTGACTGGTTCGAGAAGATTCATGACGAACTCGGCGGCGATGCCTGGGTGATCGGCCGCGTCACCGGCTCGGAATTCGCCAAGGGCAAGCCCTATCCCGCAACGTCCAGCGAAAAGTTTCCGCGCGAAAACTGGATCGCGCGGCGCGATGCGAAGACTTATGGCGTCGTGCTCGATGCGCACGGCAAGATCGGCTGGGGCCGCTCGGACATCGGCGGCGATCCGATCGTCGTGGTGCTGACGGAGGGCGTGCCGGATTCGCACCTCGCCGGCCTGCGCGCTGAAGGCGTGTCCTACATCTTTGCTGGCAAGTCCGAGATCGACCTGGCCCTGACGCTGGACATCCTCAACCGCGAGCTCGGCGTGAAGCGCCTGCTGGTCGAGGGCGGCGGCGTCGCCAATGGCGCGTTCCTGCGCGCCGGCCTGATCGACGAATTCAACCTGATCCTTAGCCCCGCGATCGACGGTGCCAGGGGCGCCCCCTTCGTGTTCGACTCAACCGAGGCCGACAGCGAGCAACGCGCGCCGCTGACCGCAATGACGCTGGAAAGCACGCGGGATCTTGGCGGCGGCGTCTTGCTGCTGCGGTACCTGATCCAGAACGGCGTGAGCAGATAA
- a CDS encoding FABP family protein codes for MLPLPADIFTEPEDVSPDGLANLGPLRRLAGVWQADKGIDVNPKAEGPERRTFIEHIRMDPIDPQANGPQLLYGLRYHIHINTPEEDITFHDQVGYWLWEPATGLIMQTLAIPRGQVLLAFGNARPDDRKIAVTAKRGDTAYGICSTDFLEQAFRTDSYRCDISFNDDGSWTYLIQTELFVRGAPFNHHDSNTLKMVAPPKLNPLAVIVNDRAKGGGPAA; via the coding sequence ATGCTCCCCCTTCCCGCCGACATCTTCACCGAACCCGAGGACGTCTCGCCCGACGGACTCGCCAATCTCGGCCCGCTCCGCCGTCTTGCCGGGGTCTGGCAGGCGGACAAGGGCATCGACGTCAATCCAAAGGCGGAGGGGCCGGAGCGGCGTACCTTCATCGAGCACATCCGGATGGACCCGATCGATCCGCAGGCCAACGGGCCGCAGTTGCTCTACGGGCTGCGCTATCACATTCACATCAACACCCCTGAGGAAGACATTACCTTCCACGACCAGGTCGGCTATTGGCTGTGGGAGCCTGCGACCGGGCTGATCATGCAGACGCTGGCGATCCCGCGCGGGCAGGTGCTGCTCGCGTTCGGCAACGCCAGGCCGGACGATCGAAAGATCGCGGTCACGGCGAAGCGCGGCGACACCGCCTACGGGATCTGCTCGACCGATTTTCTCGAACAGGCTTTCCGCACCGACTCTTACCGCTGCGACATCAGCTTCAACGATGACGGCAGCTGGACCTATCTGATCCAGACCGAGTTGTTCGTCCGCGGCGCGCCGTTCAATCATCACGACAGCAACACGCTCAAGATGGTGGCTCCGCCGAAGCTCAATCCGCTCGCGGTGATCGTGAACGATCGTGCCAAAGGCGGCGGGCCGGCCGCGTGA
- a CDS encoding hybrid sensor histidine kinase/response regulator, with amino-acid sequence MMRALDWSDSPLGHPRQWSQALKTTVGMLLAAQAQIVLFWGPDYVALYNDAYAPGIGANHPRALGRPAIENWGELWDDLEPLLAGVRRTRKTFAAKDRPFYVERHGYGETSYWDVSYSAVPDDDGSVGGVLCIVSETTDRVLGETQLRASEARYRELNATLEQRVTERTAERHLLATIVETTDGQIQALDLDYRWVAINTACAEAYERIYGKWPKVGDSLHEFLADRPEHLAAATAIWTRALGGEAFTNIEEFGDPRFDRRVFEMKFETLRAPDGTRIGAFLTGTDVTDRLEEQARLAQAEAALRQAQKMEAMGQLTGGVAHDFNNLLTPIVGLLDMFQRKGIGGEREHRLIAGAAQAAERAKTLVQRLLAFARRQPLQAVPVNIGRLVADMGDLISSTTGPQIQVTVDTPEGLPEAMADPNQIEMAILNLSVNARDAMPDGGGLRISAKARTVTSENKSGLAPGAYICISVADTGIGMDETTLAHAVEPFFSTKGVGQGTGLGLSMVHGLASQLGGALTIRSAVGAGTTVELWLPVSHAAAAAIDTAPQPKLRPLPVGTALLVDDEPLVRMSTAEMLSELGYRVVEAASAEDALQRVSDGLRPNLLVTDHLMPGMSGTDLGLALRNQYPELQILVVSGYANNEGITPDLSRLTKPFRSDELAASLANLAKTGR; translated from the coding sequence ATGATGCGCGCCCTCGACTGGTCGGATTCACCGCTCGGTCATCCCCGCCAATGGTCCCAGGCCCTGAAGACGACGGTCGGCATGCTGCTGGCAGCCCAGGCCCAGATCGTCCTGTTCTGGGGGCCCGATTACGTGGCGCTGTACAATGACGCCTACGCGCCGGGCATCGGCGCCAATCACCCCCGCGCCCTCGGCCGCCCCGCGATCGAGAACTGGGGCGAGCTGTGGGACGATCTCGAACCGCTGCTGGCCGGCGTCCGCCGGACAAGGAAGACGTTCGCCGCCAAGGATCGTCCCTTCTACGTCGAGCGTCATGGCTATGGCGAGACGAGTTACTGGGACGTTTCCTACTCGGCCGTACCCGACGACGATGGCTCGGTCGGCGGCGTGCTCTGCATCGTCTCCGAAACCACTGACCGTGTTCTCGGCGAGACGCAGTTGAGGGCGAGCGAAGCGCGCTACCGGGAGCTCAATGCCACGCTCGAGCAGCGCGTGACGGAACGGACCGCCGAGCGGCACCTGCTTGCCACGATCGTGGAGACCACCGACGGGCAGATTCAGGCCCTCGACCTCGACTATCGCTGGGTCGCCATCAACACGGCTTGCGCCGAGGCTTATGAGCGCATCTACGGCAAGTGGCCGAAGGTCGGCGATTCCCTGCATGAATTCCTCGCCGACCGGCCCGAGCATCTCGCTGCGGCAACCGCGATCTGGACCCGCGCGCTCGGCGGCGAGGCCTTCACCAATATCGAGGAGTTCGGCGATCCCAGGTTCGACCGCCGGGTCTTCGAAATGAAATTCGAAACGCTGCGCGCGCCTGACGGCACGCGGATCGGCGCGTTCCTGACCGGGACGGACGTGACCGATCGCCTGGAGGAGCAGGCACGGCTCGCCCAGGCCGAGGCGGCGCTGCGCCAGGCGCAGAAGATGGAGGCCATGGGCCAGCTGACCGGCGGTGTTGCGCACGACTTCAACAATCTGCTGACGCCGATCGTCGGCCTGCTCGACATGTTTCAGCGCAAGGGCATCGGCGGCGAGCGCGAGCATCGGCTGATCGCCGGCGCAGCCCAGGCAGCAGAGCGTGCCAAGACGCTGGTCCAGCGACTTCTTGCTTTCGCGCGCCGGCAACCGCTCCAGGCTGTTCCGGTCAACATCGGCCGGCTCGTTGCCGACATGGGCGATCTGATCTCGAGCACGACCGGGCCGCAAATCCAGGTGACGGTGGACACACCGGAAGGCCTTCCCGAAGCGATGGCCGATCCCAACCAGATCGAGATGGCCATCCTGAACCTCAGCGTGAATGCCCGCGACGCCATGCCCGACGGCGGCGGATTGCGCATCTCGGCCAAGGCAAGGACCGTGACCAGCGAGAACAAATCGGGCCTGGCACCCGGCGCCTATATCTGCATCTCGGTCGCCGATACCGGCATCGGCATGGACGAAACGACACTGGCCCACGCCGTCGAACCGTTCTTCTCGACCAAGGGCGTCGGGCAAGGCACCGGCCTTGGCCTCTCGATGGTCCACGGCCTCGCATCGCAACTCGGCGGCGCGCTGACGATCAGGAGCGCCGTGGGCGCGGGAACGACGGTGGAATTGTGGCTGCCGGTCAGCCACGCGGCCGCGGCCGCGATCGACACGGCCCCGCAACCCAAACTGCGGCCGCTTCCCGTCGGCACGGCGCTGCTGGTGGATGACGAGCCTCTGGTGCGCATGAGCACCGCCGAGATGCTGAGCGAGCTCGGCTACAGGGTCGTCGAGGCCGCCTCCGCCGAGGACGCGCTTCAGCGCGTGAGCGACGGACTGCGGCCGAACCTGCTCGTCACGGACCATCTGATGCCGGGCATGAGCGGAACGGACCTCGGCCTCGCGCTACGCAATCAATATCCCGAACTGCAGATCCTCGTCGTCTCAGGCTACGCCAACAATGAAGGCATCACGCCGGACCTGTCGCGGCTGACCAAGCCGTTCCGGAGCGATGAGCTGGCGGCGAGTCTTGCCAACCTGGCGAAGACGGGACGGTAG